From the genome of Thermotoga sp. Mc24:
TTGAAATAAACGGAAAGGCACCGAAGCCGGGAGATAGTGTGAGGGTCTGGAACAACAGAGTTGTGACCGGAAGGGAGCTCAAAGCGAAGCTCCTGGCACATTTCGATGAGGAGCTCTCTCTCAAAGTTTTTAAAGTGCCAGGCCTTCTGGAATTCTTGCACGACATTTCCCACGGGTTCGATAAGAAGTACGTTCACTTCGTGAAGTTGTTTGTAAAGCATCTCGTTCCATCTCGTTTCCTCAGGATGAACGATGAGGAAAAGAAGATCATAATGAAGTCTTTCCCTGAGGTTTTCGAGTCGGGACCTTCTAACGTTCGAATCAGGTTTTCTGTTAAGAACTTCTTCGAGTATGTTCGAAAGAACTTTCCAATCAATGGAAAGATAGACGAAGAGGCTCTCAGAAGAGTCGTCACTTTGAAAAGCCCCATCCTTTCCACCGAAGAGTACGATGTCTATCAAATGAAAGAATCACTTTCTAAGGGATTCTTAGGGAAAAACTACATGGCAGTGCCCCTCTCTGGAAAGCATTTGATTGTTGTTTTCAGAAGAGGAAACTTTCCGTTTGTTGAATTCGGAGTCAAAGAGTATCCGGATCTGACATTCTTCGAGGATTTTGCGAACGACAAAGTTGTGGTTGAGAAAAAAGAAAATGGGTGGACCCTCATCTGGAGAGACAGAGAAGTGATGGAGTTTGAACTTCCGGATAAGGAACTCTTCCCAAGACCTGAAAAACTGGTGGATAACGATCTTTCAGATGCCATTTTTCTTCTGAACAATCTTCTAGAAAAAAACGTCAGGTTCGCTTCGATGCCTTCTTTCGGTATTCAGGAGATGTGGTGGGAGAAGGACAACAACAGGGTGATTCTTGTTGTTAACACCGTGCGGTTCGGCAGGGTCGTTGCCGACGTAATTTTGGAGGGCAGATCCCTTTCGGTGAGATTCTACGTTGAAAAAAACACCGAAGAATTGTCCGACCACAGCGAAGAGCTTCAGAAAGAATTCGAAAGACTGGGATTGGTCGCGCATGTCTTCTTTTTGAGAAAGGATCCAATGAACTGGGAGGGATTCAATGCGTACGGATGAGATAAAGAAAGCGGTGGCTTTGAGATACGATCCCGTCAGAACGAGTGCGCCTGAGGTAGTGGCAAAGGGTGTGGGTGAAGTTGCAGAAAGGATAATCGAAATGGCCAAAAAGTATGGCATACCAATAGAAGAAAGACCGGATATCATAGACGATCTTTTGAGACTGGATCTTTTCTCAGAGATTCCCGAAGAGATGTATCTTGTGATTGCTGAGATATACGCCTTTCTGAAAAGATACGACAAATGAAAAGAGGTCCCCAGAGGTGGGGACCTCTGTGTGGTCGGGGCGACTGGACTTGAACCAGCGACCTCTTGCGCCCCATGCAAGCGCGCTAGCCACCTGCGCCACGCCCCGCCGTCTTTATATTTTATCACAGGATATGAAGATTTCAACTATGGATTTTCAGTCCGGAGATCGGGATTCGGTCCTCTGTGGAGTTGTCAGATGTGTTGGTATCTGGGAAAATTTAACTCTCCCACTTGATTTTCTTTCCGATATGGTTTAAAATTACCCTTGGATGGCCCCATAGGATAACGGCCAGTCCGCCGGATTCTCAGTCCGGAGGTCGGGGTTCGATTCCCCGTGGGGCTGCCAGGCAATATCCTCAGAACAGCCCGGTCGAAATGGCCGGGCTTTTTGTTTTTTATAAGTAGTATTCAAGAATAATTGTGTGGAGTACGAGGCATCCCTTTTGGTTTGTCACACTTGGTTTCGATATAGACACACTAAAGAAAGTGGTGAAGAGACTTTTCAAATGTGGTTCTCAATCCAAAGACAAATTCCTTGGCAAATCTTGGCTTACCATATTTGAAGCCAGATCTCTATTCTTTTTTCTACCACCAAGCACAGTGACTTTTTGTAGTCGGATGGCTTTCCTAAATTCTATTAAGAACAGCACACAAAAAACCGGTGGGGATTTTTTCATGTTCATTAGAAC
Proteins encoded in this window:
- a CDS encoding FlhB-like flagellar biosynthesis protein → MRTDEIKKAVALRYDPVRTSAPEVVAKGVGEVAERIIEMAKKYGIPIEERPDIIDDLLRLDLFSEIPEEMYLVIAEIYAFLKRYDK